A DNA window from Paenibacillus sp. HWE-109 contains the following coding sequences:
- a CDS encoding carbohydrate ABC transporter permease, giving the protein MNRKPTAGWQTFNVFNVLFLTLLSLAMLLPFLNVLAQSFSSSEAIVTGKVLFFPVEFTSINYQYVFSDAAIWRSFGVTVYITIVGTLINLIATASLAYPVSRPEYAGRNAIVIMVLITMVFSAPLIPNFILMKNLHLTNSLWALLLPGAISAFNFFVMRSFFLQIPSELIDSGRMDGCSELRMIWSIVLPLSKPVMASLGIFYAVGHWNTYQSALYYINKPALWPLQVKLRQLIASEDISIDPNSSQFSGLAHMDPEGIKMATIIIATIPIILIYPFLQRHFVKGMMVGSVKS; this is encoded by the coding sequence ATGAATCGCAAGCCGACTGCCGGCTGGCAAACGTTTAATGTTTTTAATGTGCTTTTTCTGACACTCTTATCGCTAGCGATGCTCCTGCCGTTCTTAAACGTGCTGGCTCAATCCTTTAGTTCGTCGGAAGCCATTGTAACGGGGAAAGTCCTGTTTTTTCCTGTAGAATTTACGTCGATTAACTATCAATATGTGTTCAGTGACGCGGCGATATGGCGGTCTTTTGGAGTTACGGTCTACATTACAATTGTAGGTACGCTGATTAACTTGATTGCTACAGCATCGCTGGCTTATCCGGTTTCTCGCCCTGAATATGCGGGCCGCAACGCGATTGTCATCATGGTGCTGATCACAATGGTTTTCAGTGCGCCACTGATTCCCAACTTTATTTTGATGAAAAATTTGCACCTGACGAATTCCCTGTGGGCTCTGCTGCTTCCGGGAGCTATCAGTGCCTTTAACTTCTTCGTGATGCGTTCGTTCTTCCTGCAAATTCCGAGTGAACTGATTGACTCTGGGCGTATGGATGGCTGCTCGGAGCTGCGCATGATCTGGAGCATTGTCCTGCCGTTGTCTAAACCGGTTATGGCTTCCTTGGGGATTTTCTATGCTGTGGGCCACTGGAATACGTATCAAAGTGCGTTATACTATATTAACAAACCGGCGCTGTGGCCGCTTCAGGTGAAGCTGCGTCAGTTGATCGCTTCAGAGGACATCAGCATCGACCCGAACTCTTCGCAGTTCAGCGGGCTGGCTCACATGGATCCGGAAGGGATCAAAATGGCGACAATTATCATTGCCACAATTCCAATTATTCTGATCTACCCGTTTTTGCAGCGTCATTTTGTCAAAGGGATGATGGTGGGTTCGGTTAAGTCTTAA
- a CDS encoding ABC transporter permease, whose protein sequence is MAVNAQAVKQVRQGAQVSKGKGFLRKLWKYKALYLISLPGILYFIIFKYVPLLGSVIAFQDYNIFDGFTGSKWVGFEHFARMFAHYDFLKILKNTMLIGIYDLVLAFPAPIVLALLLNELRVVLYKRILQTVVYMPHFLSWVIVSGIAIGILSPSTGAVNHFITLLGFDPVYFLGEESWIRTVLITSGIWRDSGYGTIIYLAALAGINPDLYEASEVDGANRWRQTISITLPSLLPTIMILFLLHIGKFLDFGFERVYVFLNPLNKENGEILDTYIYTAGLLNQQFSYTTAIGLFKALVGVMLIVIGNVMSKKTTGESLY, encoded by the coding sequence ATGGCGGTCAACGCACAAGCTGTGAAGCAAGTGAGACAAGGCGCACAGGTCAGCAAGGGTAAAGGCTTTCTACGAAAGCTTTGGAAGTATAAGGCGTTATATCTCATTTCGTTGCCGGGTATTTTGTATTTTATTATTTTCAAATATGTGCCGTTGCTGGGGTCGGTCATTGCTTTCCAGGATTATAACATTTTTGATGGTTTTACCGGGAGCAAGTGGGTTGGTTTTGAGCATTTTGCCCGGATGTTTGCCCATTACGATTTCCTGAAAATTTTGAAGAATACGATGCTGATTGGGATCTATGATCTCGTGCTGGCTTTCCCGGCACCTATTGTTCTGGCTTTGCTGCTGAATGAACTAAGAGTCGTCCTCTACAAGCGCATTCTGCAAACGGTGGTGTACATGCCTCACTTCCTATCGTGGGTTATTGTAAGCGGTATCGCAATAGGTATTCTTTCTCCGTCTACGGGGGCTGTGAATCATTTCATTACGCTGCTTGGTTTCGATCCTGTGTACTTCTTGGGTGAAGAGTCGTGGATTCGTACGGTACTGATTACGTCGGGGATTTGGCGAGACTCCGGTTACGGGACGATCATTTATTTGGCCGCATTAGCAGGGATTAATCCCGATTTATACGAGGCTTCTGAGGTGGATGGCGCCAACCGCTGGAGACAAACCATTTCCATCACGCTGCCATCGCTGCTGCCAACGATCATGATTTTGTTCTTGCTGCATATCGGGAAGTTCCTGGATTTCGGTTTTGAACGTGTTTACGTGTTCTTGAACCCTTTGAATAAAGAAAATGGCGAAATTCTAGATACGTATATTTATACCGCTGGGTTATTGAATCAACAGTTCAGCTATACAACGGCGATTGGCTTATTTAAAGCTCTCGTTGGGGTCATGCTCATCGTCATCGGAAATGTTATGAGTAAAAAAACAACCGGGGAAAGCCTGTACTAA
- a CDS encoding TetR/AcrR family transcriptional regulator, whose amino-acid sequence MNNNMNTTNRTIVSRRSRPAKAPLSQEVIVKTALELLRKEGSSGLSMRKIAKVLDTGPSSLYVYVTNLQELNAYVLDLGLEEVLLPDVHAEDWKKELFDFLKSYLDVLYQFPGLAALVQTTISVGPNSLAITECILQLLNRAGIHSTAAAWGSDLFLFYAASVAFEQSSRDQNGTTLTSIAAFYQSLDAERYPVTASLKEEMLSGGEDRFRWGLEVILQGILQRAGS is encoded by the coding sequence ATAAATAACAATATGAATACTACAAATCGAACGATTGTTAGTCGCCGCTCACGACCCGCCAAAGCGCCGTTGAGTCAAGAAGTTATTGTAAAGACGGCATTAGAGTTGCTGAGGAAGGAAGGCTCATCCGGGCTAAGCATGCGTAAAATCGCTAAAGTGCTGGACACAGGCCCTTCGTCCCTCTATGTGTATGTAACCAATCTTCAAGAATTGAATGCATATGTGTTGGATCTTGGTTTAGAAGAGGTCCTACTGCCAGATGTGCATGCGGAAGATTGGAAAAAGGAGCTCTTTGATTTTCTGAAATCGTACTTGGACGTACTTTATCAGTTCCCAGGCCTGGCTGCACTTGTGCAAACGACGATTTCCGTTGGCCCGAACTCCTTGGCAATTACCGAGTGTATTCTGCAGCTCTTGAATAGAGCCGGCATTCATTCCACCGCTGCCGCGTGGGGGAGTGATTTGTTTCTCTTTTACGCCGCTTCTGTCGCATTCGAGCAATCTTCTAGGGATCAGAACGGTACAACGCTGACTTCGATAGCTGCGTTTTATCAGTCGTTAGATGCCGAGCGCTATCCCGTAACTGCCAGCTTGAAAGAGGAGATGCTTTCCGGGGGAGAAGATAGATTTCGCTGGGGGTTAGAGGTTATTTTGCAAGGAATCTTACAGCGAGCCGGATCCTGA
- a CDS encoding MMPL/RND family transporter produces MKQIIKWRWTILAVWLVLTVVLTVVQPDVNAILGLRGQDPLAKDSPSKVATSILKKMNGVEGTSDIVVFHNPDKLTEADMKGIESGIANMKAHQAELGFDQLLDPFSLPDAKSSLISEDQTTLMASFSLDKRGRHVEEIGKQFDEALKDVKVQYYLSGEDFIQDDYIKASESGVEKSAALTVIFILAVLVIMFRSVVIPLVSLLAVGISYLVSMGIAAQLIDKFDFPVTSVTQMLLILILFGIGTDYNILLFNRFKEELSHGLSVDEAIVVTYKTAGKTIFYSILTVFIAFASLTFSDFGIYKSGNVVAIGTAVLLLEIWTVTPFLMKTLGNKLFWPSKGAATGHKESKFWAKLTGVAVKSPVLTTLLIVIVMIPIILSNHQKLSFDQLKELGNGHDSTKGFSLVADHFSRGQALPTMVVIENDKELNNNDGLAAIDKLTDKLKSIPGVDKVSSVTQPQSKPIDNFYISTQTTTVAEGITASQKGVNQIQDGINQMESKLVSPDFSSTDQLVSGTGRVQDGYVQITTALNQVAKGISQGADGAGDLNAGITGLKDGMAQVDANTAKISSGLTQLQQGYTALTDGYAQVEGQVPAIQQGLTGMNGLISLLGGKYTQLTTDADYVKLKQTGEGLESGLAQLGGGLHELGVNAAKLNSSFAEAAKGLEQISGAQAKLTEGLTGLQSGSAELAKGLVQGSAGSREIAANMAKLNAALGSVKDGQQKLNEGLSGLAGGMSQLKDGLGASGNGLGDVSEGLGKTSQFLTQLNSSKTFFIPKEALTSADFAKSLDSFMSKDRKITKLIVILKDDPYSSAAMDTIERINTELSAGLKGSVLENAKAGASGPSSTTYDTNKAQLKSFNSTAIIVVIGVFIVLLFVIRSFWPAVYIILSLLASYYAAMTVTNIVTEKIIGADGVSSFVPFFSFIIIIAVGVDYSIFLMMRYKELGDMSPTKAIVQASKHIGGVVISAMIILGGTFATLVPSGLVLLIELAVAVIVGLVLLCFILLPMLLPALLAMPEALRAKRRALKKLSVESNSA; encoded by the coding sequence ATGAAGCAAATTATTAAATGGCGCTGGACCATTCTCGCCGTATGGTTGGTCTTAACCGTAGTTCTCACGGTAGTTCAGCCAGACGTGAATGCCATTCTGGGCCTTAGAGGTCAGGACCCGCTGGCCAAAGACAGTCCATCCAAAGTGGCAACGTCTATTTTGAAGAAGATGAATGGGGTAGAAGGAACGAGTGATATTGTCGTATTCCATAACCCTGATAAGCTGACCGAAGCGGATATGAAAGGAATCGAGTCGGGCATTGCCAATATGAAGGCGCACCAAGCTGAGCTTGGGTTCGATCAATTGCTCGATCCATTTTCCCTGCCGGACGCGAAGTCTTCCCTTATTTCTGAGGATCAAACGACTTTGATGGCAAGCTTTAGCCTGGATAAAAGAGGCCGTCATGTCGAGGAGATAGGCAAGCAATTTGATGAAGCGCTCAAAGATGTGAAGGTCCAGTACTACTTATCAGGTGAGGATTTCATCCAGGATGATTACATCAAAGCTTCCGAATCCGGCGTGGAAAAAAGCGCGGCGCTTACGGTTATTTTCATCTTAGCGGTGTTGGTCATAATGTTCCGTTCGGTAGTTATTCCCCTTGTATCGCTGCTTGCAGTAGGGATCTCCTACCTGGTTTCCATGGGGATCGCTGCGCAGTTAATTGATAAGTTCGATTTCCCCGTGACTAGCGTGACGCAAATGTTGTTGATTCTGATCCTGTTCGGGATTGGGACCGACTATAACATCTTGCTGTTCAATCGCTTCAAAGAAGAGTTATCCCACGGATTGTCCGTGGACGAAGCCATTGTTGTCACCTATAAGACAGCTGGAAAAACGATCTTTTACAGTATTCTAACGGTATTTATTGCTTTCGCGAGTTTAACTTTCTCGGACTTTGGGATTTATAAATCGGGAAATGTGGTTGCTATCGGAACCGCGGTGCTATTGCTTGAAATTTGGACGGTAACGCCGTTTCTCATGAAAACATTAGGCAACAAGCTGTTTTGGCCTTCCAAAGGAGCAGCAACTGGACATAAGGAAAGTAAATTCTGGGCGAAACTTACGGGTGTTGCCGTCAAAAGTCCAGTCCTTACAACCTTGTTGATTGTCATCGTCATGATTCCGATTATTCTTTCCAATCATCAGAAATTGTCCTTTGATCAGTTGAAAGAATTAGGCAATGGCCACGATTCTACGAAAGGTTTCAGCCTTGTAGCGGATCATTTCAGCAGAGGCCAGGCGCTGCCGACGATGGTCGTTATTGAGAATGACAAAGAATTGAACAACAATGACGGATTAGCTGCGATTGATAAATTAACGGATAAATTGAAGAGCATTCCCGGCGTAGATAAGGTGTCGAGTGTGACCCAGCCGCAATCGAAGCCGATTGATAATTTCTATATTTCAACGCAGACGACAACGGTAGCAGAGGGAATTACCGCTTCACAAAAAGGCGTTAATCAAATCCAAGATGGTATTAACCAAATGGAGAGCAAGCTTGTTAGTCCGGATTTCTCCAGCACGGATCAGCTTGTCTCCGGTACTGGCAGAGTGCAGGATGGCTACGTACAGATCACAACGGCGCTGAATCAGGTTGCCAAAGGGATCTCGCAAGGTGCGGATGGTGCCGGAGATTTGAACGCGGGGATCACAGGCTTGAAAGATGGCATGGCACAAGTTGATGCCAATACAGCCAAGATCAGCAGTGGGCTGACGCAGCTGCAGCAAGGATATACCGCGCTGACGGACGGCTATGCGCAGGTCGAGGGGCAGGTTCCGGCCATTCAGCAGGGGCTGACCGGGATGAACGGGTTGATCAGTCTGCTGGGCGGGAAATACACGCAGCTGACGACCGACGCTGATTATGTGAAGCTCAAGCAGACGGGGGAAGGGCTGGAGTCTGGCCTCGCCCAGCTGGGCGGCGGATTGCATGAGCTTGGCGTGAATGCCGCCAAACTGAATAGCTCTTTCGCTGAAGCTGCGAAAGGGTTGGAGCAGATCAGCGGCGCGCAAGCGAAGCTGACGGAGGGCTTGACTGGCCTGCAGAGCGGCTCCGCTGAGCTGGCCAAGGGATTAGTGCAAGGCAGCGCAGGCAGCCGCGAGATCGCCGCGAACATGGCGAAGCTGAATGCAGCGCTTGGCAGTGTCAAGGACGGTCAGCAGAAGCTGAACGAGGGCTTGTCGGGTCTGGCCGGCGGCATGAGCCAGCTGAAGGACGGCCTCGGCGCGAGCGGCAACGGACTGGGTGACGTGTCTGAAGGGCTCGGCAAAACGAGCCAGTTCCTGACACAGCTGAACAGCTCGAAGACGTTCTTCATCCCGAAAGAAGCGCTCACGAGTGCGGATTTCGCGAAGTCGCTGGACAGCTTCATGTCCAAAGATCGCAAGATCACGAAGCTGATCGTGATTCTTAAAGATGATCCGTATTCATCAGCGGCGATGGACACGATTGAACGTATCAACACCGAGCTTTCCGCTGGTTTGAAAGGAAGTGTGCTTGAGAACGCGAAGGCGGGAGCCTCCGGTCCGAGCTCCACGACGTACGACACGAACAAAGCACAGCTTAAATCGTTCAACAGCACAGCGATCATCGTGGTTATCGGTGTATTCATCGTCTTGCTGTTTGTGATTCGATCTTTCTGGCCAGCTGTGTACATCATTCTGTCGCTGCTTGCTTCTTATTACGCGGCTATGACTGTTACGAATATTGTAACGGAGAAAATTATCGGGGCTGACGGCGTTTCTTCCTTCGTGCCGTTCTTCTCCTTCATCATCATCATCGCGGTTGGTGTCGATTACAGCATCTTCCTGATGATGCGGTACAAAGAGCTTGGTGATATGTCGCCAACGAAGGCCATTGTGCAGGCCTCCAAGCACATCGGTGGCGTCGTCATCTCGGCGATGATCATCTTGGGCGGAACGTTCGCAACGCTCGTGCCCTCTGGCCTGGTCTTGCTGATCGAGCTGGCCGTCGCGGTGATTGTTGGTCTTGTCTTGCTTTGCTTCATCCTGCTGCCGATGCTGCTGCCAGCTTTGCTGGCGATGCCTGAGGCGCTTCGGGCGAAGCGTAGAGCCTTGAAGAAGCTGTCCGTGGAGAGCAATTCAGCTTAG
- a CDS encoding TetR/AcrR family transcriptional regulator, translated as MQVLKDDVKNSIRQAALSEFKKHGYLKASMRHIADAAGITPGNIYRYFESKDDLFHALIHPIYEQFNTYILEVKDEVESTLCKDASDHLNILRKVDATILRLFKESSIELTILLNLSEGSRFEPVKQELITLVYQILEKVLPNEQTTIQMFAETLIEGVSLILRDHEDSNTIKMLVDELLYLYSAGISEKIKLSSLA; from the coding sequence ATGCAGGTGCTTAAAGATGATGTGAAAAATAGTATTCGCCAAGCAGCTCTTTCCGAGTTCAAAAAACACGGATACTTAAAAGCGTCTATGCGTCATATTGCAGATGCGGCTGGGATAACGCCAGGTAACATTTATCGGTATTTTGAGAGCAAAGATGATCTGTTCCATGCGTTGATTCATCCAATTTATGAGCAGTTCAATACGTACATCTTGGAAGTTAAGGACGAAGTCGAAAGCACGCTTTGCAAGGATGCTTCCGATCATTTGAATATACTGCGCAAAGTTGACGCGACGATCCTACGGCTTTTCAAAGAATCGAGCATCGAGTTGACCATTCTTCTTAATTTGAGCGAAGGATCTCGATTTGAACCTGTGAAACAGGAACTGATTACCCTGGTGTATCAAATTCTGGAGAAAGTGTTACCTAATGAACAAACGACGATTCAGATGTTCGCTGAGACCCTGATTGAGGGCGTAAGCCTTATTCTGCGCGACCATGAGGATAGCAATACTATTAAGATGTTGGTTGATGAACTGTTATATCTATATTCTGCTGGTATTTCTGAAAAAATTAAGCTTTCGAGTCTGGCTTAA
- a CDS encoding fatty acid desaturase, protein MKHEEKGGWRADIAPYERPHMKHSVWQIINTLVPFLVLWYFAFLSLSVSIWLTFALDIIAAGFLIRIFIIFHDCCHKSFFKNKVANEIVGTITGILTFCPYHQWRYTHSVHHASSGNLDRRGVGDIWTLTVDEYMASSWGRRLYYRLYRHPLIMFIVGPIYIFLIDYRFNRKRAGMKERINTYITNVGIVGGIALLCWAIGWQSVLLIQGPMFFVSGMAGIWLFYVQHNYEDTYYENEGEWDYIKAAMHGSSFYKLPRVLHWITGNIGFHHIHHLSPRVPNYYLEKVHNKNEELRKVQTITLLTSLESLKFRIWNEETKKFIQFKDLKRFRTKPIIAPEVLKVKPTVD, encoded by the coding sequence ATGAAGCATGAGGAAAAAGGTGGGTGGCGAGCTGACATCGCACCTTACGAAAGACCACATATGAAGCATAGTGTGTGGCAAATTATTAATACACTGGTACCCTTTCTTGTCTTGTGGTACTTCGCTTTCTTGAGTCTTTCGGTTTCAATCTGGCTTACGTTCGCGTTAGACATTATTGCCGCAGGTTTTTTGATCCGTATTTTTATTATTTTCCATGATTGCTGCCACAAATCTTTTTTCAAAAATAAAGTCGCAAATGAAATTGTCGGCACGATAACTGGTATTTTAACGTTTTGTCCGTATCATCAATGGCGCTATACGCATTCCGTTCACCATGCTTCCAGTGGGAATCTGGACCGTAGAGGTGTTGGCGATATTTGGACGCTTACCGTTGACGAATATATGGCTTCCTCATGGGGCCGCAGATTGTACTACCGCTTGTATCGGCACCCGCTGATCATGTTTATTGTTGGACCGATCTACATCTTCCTGATCGATTATCGGTTTAACCGCAAGCGTGCGGGAATGAAGGAACGCATTAATACGTATATCACGAATGTAGGTATCGTTGGCGGCATCGCTTTGCTGTGCTGGGCGATTGGTTGGCAATCGGTTTTACTCATCCAAGGTCCGATGTTTTTTGTATCGGGTATGGCTGGCATTTGGTTGTTTTACGTACAGCATAACTATGAAGACACGTACTATGAGAATGAGGGCGAGTGGGATTACATCAAGGCTGCGATGCATGGCAGTTCCTTCTACAAGCTGCCGCGTGTACTGCACTGGATTACCGGCAACATCGGTTTCCACCACATTCATCATTTGAGCCCGCGGGTACCGAATTATTATCTGGAGAAGGTTCATAACAAGAATGAAGAACTGCGCAAGGTACAGACAATCACATTGCTGACCAGCTTGGAATCGTTGAAATTCCGAATTTGGAACGAGGAAACGAAGAAATTCATTCAATTCAAGGATTTGAAGCGTTTCAGAACGAAGCCAATCATTGCTCCAGAAGTATTGAAAGTGAAACCAACAGTGGATTAA
- a CDS encoding polysaccharide deacetylase family protein produces MKVQVMTQRKQHWVIGITFCGMVSIALINFTVTGSVLPFPSKSPIISKQQHHEESASTDAAPAGPSASSIEMKPQEARHSLNTADAQISTGVSGKLSQTQPSKAAKQVAITFDDGPDGKYTPQILNILKENDVKATFFVVGDQVSKFPNVLKQIHEEGHAIGNHSWDHADLTKLSSVRIEQELNQTEDWIMQTIGTGSSLVRAPYGAVSPPVKKAVEQSGRALVGWDVDPKDWAGTPSKDIIQNIKTHVKDGNIILLHSFGGKKGKLDNTVEALPGIIAYLKKEKFDIVTVPELKARVKNVP; encoded by the coding sequence ATGAAAGTGCAAGTAATGACGCAACGCAAACAACATTGGGTAATAGGTATCACTTTTTGCGGCATGGTTAGTATAGCTCTTATTAATTTTACAGTGACAGGAAGTGTTCTCCCGTTCCCTAGCAAATCGCCCATTATAAGCAAGCAGCAGCATCACGAGGAATCCGCATCCACGGATGCTGCTCCTGCCGGGCCGTCTGCCTCTTCGATCGAAATGAAACCGCAAGAAGCAAGACATTCTCTGAATACCGCTGATGCTCAAATCTCAACCGGGGTGAGTGGGAAACTTTCACAAACGCAGCCGTCAAAAGCAGCCAAACAGGTTGCCATCACGTTCGACGATGGACCGGACGGTAAGTACACGCCGCAGATTTTGAATATTTTGAAAGAGAATGATGTTAAAGCCACCTTTTTTGTTGTTGGAGACCAAGTCAGTAAATTTCCCAATGTGCTTAAGCAAATTCATGAGGAGGGTCATGCTATCGGCAATCATTCATGGGACCATGCGGATTTAACCAAACTCTCCTCCGTTCGTATAGAGCAGGAACTGAATCAAACGGAAGACTGGATCATGCAGACGATCGGTACGGGCTCCTCTCTGGTTAGAGCACCCTACGGAGCTGTTTCTCCACCCGTGAAGAAGGCCGTGGAACAGTCTGGACGCGCATTGGTCGGTTGGGACGTGGATCCTAAGGATTGGGCAGGCACTCCTTCAAAGGATATTATTCAAAACATTAAAACGCATGTTAAGGACGGCAACATCATATTGCTGCACAGCTTCGGAGGCAAAAAAGGGAAGCTGGACAACACGGTTGAAGCCCTTCCCGGCATTATCGCGTATTTGAAAAAGGAGAAATTCGACATCGTGACCGTTCCAGAACTGAAGGCGCGCGTGAAAAATGTCCCTTAA
- a CDS encoding response regulator transcription factor: MNILIIEDDSSIQMLLKLSLEVEGFHPMVAGTVAAGLHELSSQHIDLILLDLMLPDQSGFELLKTLQTAYKEIPVIVLTAKNEMNDKILGFQLGADDYLTKPFETRELIMRIRAVMRRMTPDAASPTMDVLVVGLIEIDRNERSVTIAGKLVKTTSKEFDFLWLLCKNPKKVFTREHILDQVWGFEYYGQTRSVDMMVNRLREKIKPYDHVLATVHGMGYKLEV; this comes from the coding sequence ATGAATATCTTAATTATTGAAGACGATTCCAGCATCCAGATGCTGCTCAAGCTCAGCCTTGAGGTCGAAGGTTTCCATCCCATGGTGGCGGGTACTGTTGCAGCCGGTCTCCATGAATTGAGCTCACAGCATATCGATTTAATTTTGCTCGACCTTATGCTGCCTGATCAGTCGGGGTTCGAACTGCTGAAGACGCTGCAAACGGCCTACAAAGAAATTCCGGTCATCGTGCTAACGGCCAAGAATGAGATGAATGATAAAATATTAGGCTTCCAGCTCGGAGCCGATGATTACTTGACCAAGCCGTTCGAGACGCGCGAGCTGATTATGCGAATTCGCGCCGTTATGCGGCGGATGACCCCGGATGCAGCCTCACCAACGATGGATGTTCTTGTGGTTGGCCTCATCGAGATCGATCGGAACGAGCGGTCTGTGACCATAGCCGGAAAGCTCGTCAAAACGACCAGCAAGGAGTTTGATTTCCTCTGGCTATTATGCAAGAACCCCAAGAAAGTGTTCACCAGGGAGCACATTTTAGACCAAGTATGGGGCTTCGAGTATTACGGACAGACGCGCTCTGTCGATATGATGGTGAATCGTCTGCGTGAGAAAATCAAACCTTACGACCATGTGCTCGCCACGGTTCACGGCATGGGCTACAAGTTGGAGGTTTAA
- a CDS encoding HAMP domain-containing sensor histidine kinase translates to MKLRNKLFIQHTITIVMLLAAMYVVVNYTLSKSMIERDTQTLDQYYALHRIEALKIVNDKKISIEQLFSGAYAPLIASHLAANSNFQVQLFDPEGTIIGDSGNKEDLIKRSDIDAALAGQTATVITEGETSKILIYASPFTYEGKTVGGFRYLLDLNKHEETLSEMRTWFIGVALGCLLIALLASYSFSFFIMKPLHALQQALKLVTIGDFSRKIVVRSQDEVRELADDFNQMSKALQEHIELLHYEQSKQKKFYDNVTHELKTPLTSIIGFSDLIDKMERTDDIRTCNVYIRKESTRLLQMVEELLQSSLKGDEAWRVQVERTDLAAILTDSLRILEPTLHKSSIMTTVQVAPCEVYVDPKRTQQVLFNVIENAIKHSECTELTIRLEQQEYQCLVRIIDNGKGMNDQDTSTLFVATEHKQNRPISPQSHGLGLLLCKQLMELQGGDIIVHSREGSGTEVVLQFPIEPVPFPVLLQN, encoded by the coding sequence ATGAAACTGCGCAACAAACTATTCATACAACACACCATCACCATCGTTATGCTGCTAGCCGCGATGTATGTGGTGGTGAATTATACGCTGAGTAAAAGCATGATTGAGCGTGACACCCAAACTTTGGATCAGTATTATGCGCTGCATCGCATTGAAGCTCTGAAAATTGTGAACGATAAGAAAATCAGCATCGAGCAGTTGTTTTCCGGTGCCTATGCCCCGCTGATCGCCTCCCATCTGGCGGCAAACAGCAACTTTCAGGTACAGTTGTTTGATCCTGAAGGAACGATTATCGGAGACAGCGGCAACAAAGAGGATTTGATTAAACGAAGCGATATCGATGCAGCCTTGGCCGGACAAACTGCCACCGTCATTACCGAAGGGGAAACCAGCAAGATCCTTATCTATGCCTCTCCCTTCACCTATGAAGGCAAGACCGTGGGCGGGTTCCGCTACCTCCTTGATCTGAACAAGCACGAAGAGACGCTCTCAGAGATGCGTACCTGGTTTATTGGCGTTGCTCTCGGCTGTTTGCTCATTGCCCTCCTGGCGAGCTACTCGTTCTCCTTCTTTATCATGAAACCTCTGCATGCCCTCCAGCAGGCGCTGAAACTGGTCACGATCGGCGATTTCAGCCGCAAAATTGTGGTTCGCAGCCAAGATGAGGTCCGCGAACTGGCTGACGACTTCAACCAAATGTCGAAAGCGCTGCAAGAACATATCGAACTGCTGCATTACGAGCAGAGCAAACAAAAAAAGTTTTACGATAATGTCACTCATGAGCTCAAAACGCCGCTAACGTCGATTATTGGCTTCTCCGATTTGATTGACAAAATGGAGCGCACCGATGATATTCGGACGTGCAATGTCTATATTCGCAAGGAAAGCACGCGTCTTCTGCAAATGGTGGAGGAATTGCTCCAATCCTCGCTCAAAGGCGATGAAGCTTGGCGTGTCCAAGTCGAACGGACCGATCTGGCTGCCATTCTCACGGACAGTCTGCGCATTCTGGAGCCAACCCTGCATAAATCTTCGATTATGACAACGGTCCAGGTCGCGCCGTGCGAGGTTTACGTCGATCCCAAGCGCACCCAGCAGGTGCTGTTCAATGTCATTGAGAATGCAATCAAGCACAGTGAATGTACGGAACTGACCATTCGATTGGAGCAGCAAGAATATCAATGTCTTGTGCGCATCATCGATAACGGCAAAGGGATGAATGATCAGGATACAAGCACCCTGTTCGTAGCAACCGAACACAAGCAAAACCGACCTATTTCCCCGCAATCACACGGGCTTGGCCTGCTGCTTTGCAAGCAGCTTATGGAGCTGCAAGGCGGCGATATCATCGTCCACAGCCGTGAAGGAAGCGGAACGGAAGTCGTTCTCCAATTCCCAATCGAACCGGTGCCCTTTCCCGTTCTGTTACAAAATTGA